In Apium graveolens cultivar Ventura chromosome 10, ASM990537v1, whole genome shotgun sequence, the following are encoded in one genomic region:
- the LOC141693433 gene encoding uncharacterized protein LOC141693433 encodes MVVLKSAAAMTMAAKTMAAKTLMIRPQIASLRAFRSRLLCTLPFSSSPPLKSWSPESALRRNSLNYKSNHTVAVSDSRRSFCIRATTQVNDPGSIDSPLMQSMEKKIKEHLNAESVTVKDAYGDGRHVSINVIASTFEGQSAVNRQRMVYKAIWEELQSTVHAVDQMTTKTPAEAELKK; translated from the exons ATGGTTGTTCTTAAATCAGCGGCGGCGATGACGATGGCGGCGAAGACGATGGCGGCGAAGACGCTGATGATTCGTCCACAAATAGCTTCATTACGAGCTTTTCGTTCTCGTTTACTGTGTACTCTACCTTTCTCATCTTCTCCGCCGCTCAAATCCTGGTCGCCGGAGTCAGCTCTTCGCCGGAACTCACTTAATTACAAGTCAAATCACACCGTCGCTGTCTCCGATAGTCGCCGGAGCTTCTGTATTCGTGCAACGACTCAGGTCAATGATCCCGGCTCTATCGACTCGCCTTTGATGCAATCCATGGAAAAGAAG ATTAAGGAACATCTgaatgcagaatctgtaactgtTAAAGATGCTTACGGTGATGGACGTCATGTTAG CATTAATGTGATCGCCTCAACGTTCGAGGGACAATCTGCAGTGAATAGGCAGAGAATGGTATACAAAGCCATATGGGAAGAACTTCAAAGCACTGTGCATGCAGTAGACCAGATGACCACTAAAACACCCGCTGAAGCAGAATTGAAGAAGTGA